Within the Chlorocebus sabaeus isolate Y175 chromosome 7, mChlSab1.0.hap1, whole genome shotgun sequence genome, the region CCTTCATGGTCACCACATATGACATTCATGCCAAGCCACGCTCTTGCTTCCACCAGCTTTTTAGGCTTCTCTCCCGCCATTGCCAGCATCTCACTCCGTATTTTTTGCCACACAAAGCTTGCATTACCTCAATACACCTTCAAATCACATAAAACCATAACCTATTCCAGGCTGAATTTGGTGCCTCTGAGAACCCTATAACACTTACAATACTGTAGGTACTTTCATAACACCTTTGAAAGATCTTTATTACTGTATTGTGGCATTCTGTGGTACCTGGATTAAAGTTTTAGCTCTGATACTaattagctttgtgaccttggccaagttattGGGCCCCTCTGAGGCCTCATCTTTAACATAGGGATAGATGAAGTCTGAGCTTCATCATTAACATAGGGATAATAATACCATTTTTCTCATAGGATTATTGGGATTACATGTGATAATACAGGTAAGTGCTTAGAAGATAATCTAGcagagtaaatgctcaataagtattAGCCATGATTATTAATGATCTGAACTAATGGACAGGATATATTCATCGGGATTGCTGGATTGCAGAGCAAAACTGACATAAAGGTGACTCTGCTTCATCCCTCAAAGCACTTCTGTTTTTAGGGAGATAGTGTAGATCCCTACCTTCTCAAGAGGTAGGACGTAAACTGAGTCATCAGAATTATCTTTGTCAACCTTTCCCACCTTCTGTTTTAGGTCTACAGGACAATCCTTGGTTCTGTGACTGTCGTATTTCCAAAATGATCGAGTTGTCAAAGGTTGTTGACCCTGCTATAGTGCTTCTGGACCCACTGATGACTTGCAGTGAACCTGAACGCCTCACAGGAATTTTGTTTCAGCGGGCTGAATTGGAGCATTGTCTGAAACCATCAGTGATGACCTCAGCCACCAAAATCATGTCTGCTCTGGGCAGTAATGTTCTACTGCGGTGTGATGCCACTGGCTTCCCCACCCCACAGCTCACATGGACCAGATCTGACAGCTCGCCAGTTAATTATACAGGTACTTTCTTAATTCAGCCCCATGATCAAAGGAGTTTATTAAGCTCTGAAGTTAACATCATGTTTTGTGTGATTTGAAATTAGCTAGTTAacactaataaaatatttcaagattaTTGGGTGCAAGGGATTTTAAAGGTACATTTTATTGGTTAGTATTCTCCTCAGTTTATCTAACTACCTAGATAAAATTAGACAATCTAAACTCTTTTTCTTAGGTAGAATGAAACAATGCAGTGAATGGATCAATGGCAGACAAGGCCTTTGTCTTGCTTCATCATCTTGGATACAGctcactttaaaatgtacaactattacaattttttaaaaagggcctTTTgctggtcgggtgcagtggctcacgcctgtaatcccagcattgtgggaggccgaagtggggagatcacctgaggtcaggagtttgtgaccagcctggccaacatggtgaaactccatctctactaaaaatacaaaaagtagccgggcttGGTAGtgtgcacctttaatcccagctacacaggaggctgaggcaggagaatcgcttgaacctagggggcagaggttgcagtgagtcaagattgcaccactgcactccagcctgggtgacagagtaagactccgtctccaaaataaaaaaaaaaaaaaaaaaaaacgccggGTGGAGTGAGGCTTTTGTACAAGTCTCTcatttttgaataattatttaaataataaattacatgGAGACCTTATTATGAatcaaaaagtataatttttagaaatattgatTATATAGACTTTTCAGATTCTAGTGTGACAATATGCATGCTTTGTACCCAGTTTCAAGAGTGTTATTCTGACAATTaaagtgatatatttttaaaactcttcaaaattaaactaaaattcaGGTTGAAATGATGAAACCTGGTGGAAATAAAGAAGTTAAGGCCTACTGTTCCTATATATAGGTAGTCAATGGTCCACAGTTTCAGCTTGTGAGTTAAGTTTTGGGTTACTGGGATATTGTTCTGTGCATTATTATTCTTTGAAAAGCTTCTGAAATCAAGACAGAATGAAAATATACCCAGATATCAGAGTCTAGGATagcaaaattctgattttttaaaaaattatatgttattCTGCAAACAGAAGAATCCATGATTTGCTAGTTTATCTAAgttaaatataaatcattccaaaTACAAATGATGACTCTGCCATGCCAGAAAATGATCCGCTGTACCTCTGGCTAGAAggatatatgcattttattaccgTGAAAACATATTATAAGCAATACTTATGTAAGGTCATATGATAAACATTCTGTAGAATCGCAGTGACTTAAAACTGAAAGGGACCTTTGAGATTACTTTATTTCATCCTCTTATAAATGCAGAAACAGAGGCCTAAAGACAGGAATTGACTTATTCACAACCACATGCTATTTAGTGGGCAAAAGTTTCTAAAACCCAAGTCTCCTGATTCCCAGCCTTTTGTCTTTTAGAAATACTATTCCCTATACAGACCTCACAACACCTGGCAGCTCCTAGACCTTGATGTAAGCAGTTTGCAGAACCATCGCCCACTGTCAGAGACTTGCAGGGTGCCATTTCCCTCTCGGTTTCTGTGAGAGATGCATGTAGAGCGGATAATTGTTTCCTCCTTAGTTGGCATGGTTGcttgaattttccttttgtttctcacagagtatatatttgttttcttccagtaaTACAAGAATCTCCAGAGGAAGGAGTCAGATGGTCCATAATGAGCTTGACAAGCATTTCTTCCAAAGACGctggggattacaagtgtaaggcCAAAAATCTGGCTGGGATGTCAGAAGCTGTGGTTACTGTGACAGTGCTTGGCATTACCACAACTCTGATACCACCAGACACTTCTGAAAGAACTGGAGATCATCCTGAGGGGGATGCACAGCCGGGATCTGGAAGATCTACATCTGGATCTAGCGCATCATCGTATCCTTggtcctcttccttctcctcgacatcttctttttctgcttctacTTTGTCCCCTCCCTCTACTGCTTCCTTCTCTttatctcctttcttctcctccacTGTTTCTTCAATCACAACTCTGAGCACAAGCATCTCAGCCACCACCATGGCCAACAAGCAATCATTCCAGCTCCACCCAGAtgggaaaagaaatttaaaggcaGCAAAGAGTGGAAGTAAGCTTCCTCCAGCCAGCACAAGTAAGAAAGAAGAGCTGGCATTGTTGGATCAAACAATGCTTACGGAGACTAATGCCACAATAGAAAACCTCAGGGTGGTCAGCGAGACTAAAGAGAGTGTGACATTGACGTGGAATATGATCAACACCACACATAACTCTGCAGTGACTGTGTTGTATTCCAAGTATGGTGGGAAGGACCTGCTGCTGTTGAATGCAGACTCCAGCAAGAACCAAGTAACCATAGATGGCTTGGAACCTGGTGGGCAATACATGGCCTGTGTCTGTCCAAAAGGAGTGCCTCCCCAGAAAGACCAATGCATCACCTTTTCTACCGAAACAGTAGAAGGAGATGATTCTCAATGGTCTCTCCTTCTCGTGATGACCAGTACTGCCTGTGTTGTTGTCTTACTATTGATTTGTTTCTTGTTGTACAAAGTTTGCAAACTGCAATGTAAGTCAGAACCTTTTTGGGAAGATGATTTGGCAAAAGAGACTTATATCCAATTTGAGACCCTGTTTCCCAGGTCTCAAAGTGTAGGTGAGCTCTGGACACGAAGTCACAGGGATGACTCAGAAAAACTGCTGCTTTGTTCGAGGTCAAGTGTGGACTCTCAGGTGACTTTTAAAAGTGAAAGTTCCAGACCAGAGCATTATTGCTAAGGTTGTGCAGCTCAGGTGCATGTTTAATAAATGTACAATTTATACCCTTAAATTAGCATCTAAGGGCATAATTGACCCTAGGTTTGGATGACTTTTGGACAGATTTTCACATTGTGTGTGAAAATCacaaatggaatgcttttaagtGTGTTTAAAAAATAGGATGGGACCTCTGaactgaaaagacaaataacgttgattttttttcttgtgtggaAAAGGtctacagaaataatttttagagtGTTGCTTACTAAATTGTTAATACTTTTTAGGGTACTGTTTTAGTTCTTAAAAATAAGTTCATATGAAAGTAGCAAATGagctctgtatttaaaaatacagttttttgaGTAACGAGGAAACATTAGCAAAACCAGCTAAGCCTTGATGTTTATTCATGTTCGAAGTGCATTATGGCATTTTCTGTGGACGTTTTCTGACGTTGCCTAATGGAGAGTGTGGGATCACAAAGGATTTTTCGTTCACTAAGGTTAAATCTAACTCATGGGGGAGGGAGGGCTCTGTCTCTTCATACCATTATACATTGTAATACTATAGAGTTGTGTTCATATTGCATGTAAgaaaaatttttgcttttctttagaaatatagGTATTAGTAAAAGTAAGTATACAAAGAGGATTATGACAAATagaccatttctttaaaaatggtaaCTGTTGCATTGAAACATATCTGCTGACAGATAatatggatatttaaaaataactttaaatcagtcttttaatattttgctatttgctcttattttctctcttctttcttccttcctggtcttccctccctttccttccttcattccttctttcttctgctttgtcagaagatatacaagtggccaaagAATCACAAGCCAAGCAGTTTGTCTTCTGCCATATTATCTTTTGATTTCTGTTGataaagaaaaagcttttgaaattACTTACTGCCCTTTGAAAGTCTGTTTTAGAACCCCAAAGGATATTTGAGGATTTTGAAAGGGAAGCCTCAGTAGATTCATTTGGTTAGACTCTTTTCCTAGGTTAAAAACATCGGGGAATTTAAATACATAGGAAAGGAGTTCATAAATAAAAgttagttttttaagaaagggAATATTTTAATAACTGTAGTGTACTATAAGAGACATCTTGTGGCTTTAAGATTAATGATAGTGATAAGACCCACTCAAGCATCTCACAGGGCTGATATTACATGCAACTTAGCAGGATGCAACCTGACCCAGGGATTTCCAGGAGACAAGGCCACCTCAGCACAGATGCAACTTTCATAAATCTTAGAACAAAGCCTACCCTTACTAGATTAAACCTGCTCTATGAAAGAAACACTTGGTAATTGACCCAGACTGAATACATGTATAAGAAATGGGAAAGATCTCCCAAACTCTGAGAATGGTCCTCAAATAGAAGCCCTCCTAGTCAGTTGGTCATCTGACCTCTGACTATATCCGGCCCATGACACCAGCCAACTCCTGCTTTCCTTGAGGATGAAATTTAAGTAAGTCAATGAGTGACGACACCCATTTCTATAGGAGGATCAAGGGAGAGTGGCCAGGGCCTGGCTGTGATCGAGAGATTGGGTGAGATCTGAGGAACACTCTACAGTGGGTCTGGcagtttttgttctattttcacATCTGTTGCTGCCTTCTACCTTCACTTCATGCCTCTGTTTTGGAGGTAGACACCAGGCAAAATTTGCCAAAATTACTTGTAAGACCACTCTGGTCCCACAGGAAGGTGGGCTCCTAGGAGGAGGGTGGTAGGAATGCTGTAAGCTGGGGGACACCCTGGGCTTGAAGAGCCACCCACCAACTGGTGTGTCTCTAGCCTCAGCTATGGGAGAGGAGCTCCCCGTCCCCAAAGGTCCTGGCATCATGACCTCACAGACCAAGAAGGCTCAAGTACAGCTTCTCCACAGAAAGCTTATCTGTTGCCCGCCAACCGGGGAAAGAGACTTCTCCAACAGACCCCTGGTCTAATGCTGTTAGCAAAGTCACCAAATCACCAACAGGCCTGTTGCTGCTATCTCTGTTCCTCTGCATGCTCCCAGTGAGACAGTGCAGCTTCCCCAGGGCTTTACCACCCCTACAATGCCTACTGGGTGCTGCTGGCAGCAGCCCATGTGCAGCACATCCAAATCACGGGGCTCCCTCACCTCAGAGCTGCCACTCTGCACCTGGCTGACCTGGAGGCCTGTGAGCTGCTGTGTGATCATCCTGAGTGCGCCAGATTACCCCCAGTGGCACCACAGGCATTGCCAGTCACCTCCTGGCCACAGTTAAGAAAGCAGCTGCCACCTCCAGAAACAGCTAGGGTGAGGAAGAACAAATCCCAGATCCCAAAGCAAGCACTCTCTCTAGCAGGACTGGGTTAGTAACCATCAGAGTTGGTTGTTACAAAGTGAGGTTCCTCCTTGTCTTGGCTCCCTTTGGCACACTCtgcttccttttccatttctctgccaTGCTGTGACATGGCAGAGGCCTCACTGGAAGCTGGTCAGATATAGTGGGCAGATCTTTGACTCCtaggcctccagaattgtgagccaaagtaaacctctcttctttataaattactcagtgtcCTGTTCTGGTGACTCTCCCTTACTCCTGTCCATTCTGTTATGAccacagaaaacagactaaggaAATTCTTATGGATAGAAGATGCATTCTTACCTTAAATCTTAGAAACCTCAGcatatgagggttttttttttaccttattaGGTCaggaactttcaccttttcatgtAAAGGAAGCAGTTGACGGCTTCTTTTTGGCATATCCAAGTTGCCTGTGTCACTATTCTTGTGCTTTGGGACCACTGTCAAGTAAAATAAGTATTACTGGAATGCAAGCACCGTGATACCACAACGGTCCATCTGATAACCATGGTGCCTCCTAAGTGACTGATGGGCGGGGAGTGCATGCTGTGGATCCTCCAGACAAAGGATGGCTTACATCCTGGGTGGGATGGAGCAGGATGGCAAAAGATTTCATCAGACCACTCACAGCCACACCTCCTGGAAACACTCAGAGCCCTACTAGCGCTTGGCAGCCATATGAAACGGACAAAACCTGAAACTCTAGCTTGATTGGACCACCTCCAAGATCaacttaaaatttatgaattgtttatttgtaGATTTCCCATTAAAAATTTTCGGACTGTGGTTGAAATTGGGTATCTgaaaacatggaaaacaaaacGTCGGATAAGGGGGTACTACTGTAGGCCCTTTGACACGGGCAGAAATTCGAAGCCCACTCAAACACCTCATGCGGAGGCCCAACAGGAAAGGTGCCACCTGGCTGTACTGTGCGTACTGAACAGGAAGGGTCTACAATTCACAGGCCAAGAATACAACAGCTGGCAGCTATCTCCAAAGATGGGAAGATTGATTTCATTACTTAACGATCCTGTCAAGTTTATCCAGGAAGCACAGTCAGGTGGGACTCTGGACCCAGAGCAGGCAGGCGTGACAGAAGCTACTCCTGTGCTCTGTTGCATTGACTGTTTATGGCCTGGCAAGCACCACACTCCAGCATGAGCCTCCTTACAACCAGGGCTGAACTGAAAGTGGATGATGTACCTACcacaaaggaaggaagagagctATTGAGACATTTAGGTGTGCTCCAGTGGGTTTATACACCTTCCATCTTCACAGGACAGAGGCAACACTCATAGCCCTTAACCCCAACTTGAGTCTATCTGGTCTATGAGGAGCTACCTCATGCACAAAAGCTTCTCTACCTTCACCTCACAGACACATTTTGGGCCCAGGCACTGCCTGTGCACCTCATATCAGGATTACAAGGGCCCCTGCCCCATCAGGCCCTCTTGGACCAGACATAGACTTCTCTACCTGCTG harbors:
- the LRIT3 gene encoding leucine-rich repeat, immunoglobulin-like domain and transmembrane domain-containing protein 3, yielding MHLFACLCIVLNVLEGVGCSCPSQCTCDYHGRNDGSGSRLVLCNDMDMNELPTNLPVDTVKLRIEKTVIRRISAEAFYYLVELQYLWVTYNSVASIDPSSFYNLKQLHELRLDGNSLAAFPWASLLDMPVLRTLDLHNNKITSVPNEALRYLKNLAYLDLSSNRLTTLPPDFLESWSHLVTTPSGGLDLSPSRIILGLQDNPWFCDCRISKMIELSKVVDPAIVLLDPLMTCSEPERLTGILFQRAELEHCLKPSVMTSATKIMSALGSNVLLRCDATGFPTPQLTWTRSDSSPVNYTVIQESPEEGVRWSIMSLTSISSKDAGDYKCKAKNLAGMSEAVVTVTVLGITTTLIPPDTSERTGDHPEGDAQPGSGRSTSGSSASSYPWSSSFSSTSSFSASTLSPPSTASFSLSPFFSSTVSSITTLSTSISATTMANKQSFQLHPDGKRNLKAAKSGSKLPPASTSKKEELALLDQTMLTETNATIENLRVVSETKESVTLTWNMINTTHNSAVTVLYSKYGGKDLLLLNADSSKNQVTIDGLEPGGQYMACVCPKGVPPQKDQCITFSTETVEGDDSQWSLLLVMTSTACVVVLLLICFLLYKVCKLQCKSEPFWEDDLAKETYIQFETLFPRSQSVGELWTRSHRDDSEKLLLCSRSSVDSQVTFKSESSRPEHYC